In Salvelinus alpinus chromosome 30, SLU_Salpinus.1, whole genome shotgun sequence, a single genomic region encodes these proteins:
- the LOC139560536 gene encoding piggyBac transposable element-derived protein 4-like, which translates to MSFKRRQLTNVEILEIFLNSDNESEYESQESDSDSDSEELPPNLVAIENPESEFPLSTDEVPVPFEDAGGDGGRPTVDEVQEFCGSWKATSHFTPPGPAVCFDESQSGVQRPLPFPTEAECFKLFLTEELVGDIVEETNRYALELQEKREPGVRGKLAKWVTTTISEMYTFLVTVLLMGIVKKNSLREYWSTDPMFATPFFATLFSQDRFLVLLRCLHFVNNATAILSDPLYKIRNVLTSLTSAFGRVFVPYKDLCIDESLMLWKGRLAFRQYIPSKRHRFGVKFFVMCDVKTGFVQDIIVYTGSTTDIKHYEGLGVSGSVVMTMLAPHLGKGHTLYVDNWYSSPTLFQHLLSNSTGACGTVRSNRKGMPGFGCRKMQRGEVEFQENGQQLAVKWHDKRDVHVLSTVHTATMSATGKVDHLTGERKIKPDCVLDYNLKMGAVDKADMINSFVECTRKTTKWYKKIFFHLIDTAALNGSIVHRQLTGKVITYQKYRENLMRELLEEHHTPRRPSTGGRPAVNNPLRLTARHFPCKVPQTAAQGSRTRRHCKVCLSGTRRSKQRKMTKYMCLACDTPLCISPCFEEYHMLKHY; encoded by the exons atgtctttcaaaaggagacaactcacaaatgtggaaattctggagatttttttaaattctgacaatgagtctgagtatgaaagtcaggaatcagattctgacagtgacagtgaggagctgccccccaaccttgtagccattgagaaccctgaatctgaatttcccttgtccactgacgaagtaccagttccctttgaagatgctggtggtgatggaggcagaccgacagtggatgaagtacaggagttctgtggtagctggaaggccaccagtcatttcacccctcctggccctgctgtttgctttgacgagtcccagtctggagtgcaacgccccttgccatttccaactgaggcagagtgcttcaagttgtttctgacagaggagctggtgggagacatagtagaggagaccaatcgctatgccttggagctacaggagaagagagagccaggagtgagggggaaactcgctaaatgggtgacaaccacaattagtgaaatgtataccttcctggtgacagtcctcctcatggggatagtaaagaagaactccctaagagaatactggagcacagatcctatgtttgcaactcccttctttgccaccctcttttcccaagaccgcttcctagttctgctgcgatgcctgcatttcgtcaacaatgctactgccatcttaagtgacccgttatacaaaataagaaatgttctaACCAGCCTGACATCAGCATTTGGTCGGGTCTTTGTGCCATACAAGGACCTATGCATTGATGAGTCCCTGATGTTATGGAAAGGTAGGCTGGCGTTCCGTCAATATATTCCCTCCAAAAGGCACAGGTTTGGAGTCAAGTTCTTTGTCATGTGCGACGTGAAGACAGGATTTGTCCAGGATATTATAGTTTACACAGGGTCCACCACTGACATCAAACATTATGAGGGGCTTGGGGTGTCCGGGTCCGTAGTGATGACCATGCTGGCTCCTCATCTCGGCAAGGGACACACTTTGTACGTGGACAATTGGTACAGCAGTCCCACACTCTTCCAGCATCTGCTctccaacagcacaggggcctgtggcacagtcaggtcgaacaggaaggggatgccAGGATTCGGATGCAGGAAGAtgcagagaggggaggtggagttccaggagaatggtcaacagctggcagtaaagtggcatgacaaaagagatgtccatgtcctctccactgtccatacagcaaccatgtcggccacagggaaggtggatcacctgactggagagagaaagatcaaACCAGATTGTGTGCTCgactataacctcaaaatgggggcagtggataaggcggacatgataaacagctttgtggaatgcactcggaaaacaaccaagtggtataagaagatATTTTTCCATCTGATCGACACTGCTGCCCTCAATGGCAGCATAGTTCACCGCCAACTAACAG GTAAAGTAATTACCTACCAAAAATACAGAGAGAACCTAATGAGAGAGCTTCTGGAGGAGCACCACACCCCTCGGCGCCCATCCACTGGGGGTCGTCCTGCTGTAAACAATCCCCTACGCCTTACTGCACGGCATTTTCCCTGCAAAGTCCCTCAAACTGCTGCTCAAGGTAGTCGCACAAGGAGGCACTGCAAAGTCTGCCTGTCTGGCACCAGGAGAAGTAAGCAGAGGAAGATGACAAAATACATGTGTTTAGCTTGTGATACACCTCTATGTATTTCACCATGCTTTGAGGAGTATCACATGCTCAAGCATTATTGA